The Salegentibacter mishustinae genome includes a window with the following:
- a CDS encoding Crp/Fnr family transcriptional regulator gives MHQEILKHVTSKIELSKEEQREFVGILTEKNIAKKEILIAPGQAVDCEYYVVKGCLKAYYLDKNGNKHIIQFALEDWWISDFEAFFGNYPAQLYVEAIEDSVLLGLHRDTLETLYKRIPKFERFFRIKTTNAFVALRSRILSSLQKNNKERYLEFCQKYPEIETRVPNYQIANYLGIKPESLSRLRKELF, from the coding sequence ATGCACCAGGAAATACTAAAACACGTTACTTCAAAAATTGAACTTTCTAAGGAGGAACAGCGTGAATTTGTAGGAATTCTCACCGAAAAGAATATTGCTAAAAAAGAAATCTTAATTGCACCCGGGCAGGCCGTAGATTGCGAATATTACGTGGTTAAGGGGTGTTTAAAGGCTTACTATCTCGACAAAAATGGTAATAAGCATATTATTCAATTTGCTTTAGAAGATTGGTGGATAAGCGATTTTGAAGCTTTCTTCGGAAATTACCCCGCACAGTTATATGTGGAAGCCATAGAAGATTCGGTGCTTTTGGGGCTTCATCGCGATACGCTTGAAACCTTATATAAAAGGATTCCAAAATTTGAACGTTTTTTCAGAATAAAAACTACTAATGCCTTTGTAGCTTTAAGAAGTAGAATTTTATCTTCTCTTCAAAAAAATAACAAAGAGCGTTACCTTGAATTTTGTCAAAAATACCCAGAGATCGAGACTCGGGTACCTAATTACCAAATAGCAAATTACTTGGGTATAAAACCTGAAAGTTTAAGCCGACTTAGAAAGGAGCTTTTTTAG
- a CDS encoding alkene reductase gives MSKEQALLQSYNLNGLELPNRVVMAPMTRSRADNPENAPIEGLHDVYYTQRASAGLIITEGSQVSKEAVGYVNTAGIYSKEQVQGWKMVNKKVHEAKGRMFIQLWHVGRMSHPDFHNGDLPLSASAINPESQSYTYEGFKDTVTPKEMSIEDIKRTVQDFKNAAKNAMEADFDGIEIHSSNGYLFHQFFNGTSNKRNDEYGGSIENRAKILFETIDAIKEVMPENKIGLRLNPSLHGIFGMTMDEETIPTFDYIIKKLNDYDLAYLHLSEPFNDVSEVPYAVTEIAKRYRPMYDGTLMINADFDQESGNRVIEEGNADLVAFGKPYISNPDLVERFAENIPLSDWDTDTFYVPGAKGYIDYESKARKQEV, from the coding sequence ATGAGTAAAGAACAAGCTTTATTACAATCATATAATTTAAACGGATTAGAACTTCCGAATAGAGTGGTAATGGCTCCAATGACGAGAAGTAGAGCCGATAATCCTGAAAATGCACCTATTGAAGGCCTGCATGATGTTTATTATACCCAAAGAGCTTCTGCCGGCCTAATAATTACCGAAGGTTCTCAGGTATCTAAAGAAGCTGTAGGTTATGTGAATACGGCAGGTATTTACAGTAAAGAACAGGTGCAAGGCTGGAAAATGGTAAATAAAAAGGTGCACGAGGCTAAAGGCCGAATGTTCATTCAGCTTTGGCACGTAGGCAGAATGTCTCATCCGGATTTTCATAATGGAGATTTGCCATTATCTGCTTCAGCAATAAATCCTGAGTCACAATCTTATACCTATGAAGGCTTTAAGGATACGGTTACGCCAAAAGAAATGAGTATTGAAGATATTAAAAGAACTGTTCAGGATTTTAAAAATGCTGCCAAAAATGCTATGGAAGCAGATTTTGACGGAATTGAAATTCACTCTTCAAATGGCTATTTATTTCACCAGTTTTTCAATGGGACTTCTAATAAAAGAAATGATGAATACGGCGGAAGTATAGAAAACCGGGCAAAAATACTTTTTGAGACAATAGATGCGATTAAAGAAGTAATGCCTGAAAATAAAATTGGTTTAAGACTGAATCCTTCTCTGCACGGAATTTTTGGGATGACGATGGATGAAGAAACCATTCCTACTTTCGATTATATTATCAAGAAGCTTAACGATTATGATCTTGCCTATTTACATTTATCAGAACCTTTTAATGATGTTTCTGAGGTACCATACGCGGTAACAGAGATCGCGAAAAGATACCGACCAATGTATGATGGAACTTTGATGATTAATGCCGACTTTGATCAGGAATCTGGTAATAGGGTTATTGAAGAAGGTAACGCAGATCTGGTTGCTTTTGGTAAACCTTATATTTCAAACCCAGATTTAGTTGAGCGTTTCGCTGAAAACATTCCGCTTTCAGATTGGGATACAGATACTTTTTATGTTCCGGGAGCAAAGGGATATATAGATTATGAATCTAAAGCCAGAAAGCAAGAAGTTTAA
- a CDS encoding zinc-binding alcohol dehydrogenase family protein: protein MKAVGIRKSHPIDHPDSFIEFNTEEPKPGESDLLVRIKAVSVNPVDFKVRQNAAKDKELEEPKIVGWDAAGIVERVGNKVTKFKQGDEVYYAGEIDRPGCNAEFQLVNENIAGHKPKNISFEEAAAMPLTSLTAWECIFERLNIEENSGENQDILVLGGAGGVGSIAIQLLKKLTKFNVIATASRNETEAWCRNMGADVIVNHKNLEEEMKAKGYENVDYILNFSDTDMHWDAMASLIKPQGNICSIVETKNTVDLNKLKNKSVAFHWELMFTRAKFQTPDMHKQHEILERISKLLEEETIETTLNKTFLGLDPESFKEVHSLQESGKSIGKNVISF, encoded by the coding sequence ATGAAAGCCGTAGGAATAAGAAAATCACACCCCATAGATCATCCTGATAGTTTTATTGAATTTAATACCGAAGAACCCAAACCGGGCGAGTCAGATCTTTTAGTAAGAATCAAAGCCGTTTCGGTTAATCCTGTAGATTTTAAAGTGAGGCAGAATGCTGCTAAAGATAAGGAACTGGAAGAGCCAAAAATCGTTGGATGGGATGCTGCCGGAATTGTAGAACGGGTTGGTAATAAAGTCACCAAATTCAAACAAGGAGACGAAGTTTATTATGCAGGGGAAATAGACAGGCCCGGATGTAATGCCGAATTTCAGCTGGTCAATGAAAATATAGCCGGGCATAAACCTAAAAATATTTCTTTTGAAGAAGCCGCTGCTATGCCCCTAACCTCACTCACAGCCTGGGAATGCATTTTTGAACGCTTGAATATTGAAGAAAATTCAGGAGAAAACCAGGATATTCTTGTTCTTGGTGGCGCCGGCGGCGTTGGTTCTATTGCTATTCAACTTTTAAAGAAACTCACTAAATTTAATGTGATCGCTACCGCTTCTAGAAATGAAACAGAAGCCTGGTGTAGAAATATGGGTGCTGATGTGATTGTAAATCATAAAAATCTGGAGGAAGAAATGAAGGCAAAAGGATATGAAAATGTAGATTATATCCTGAATTTTTCTGATACCGATATGCACTGGGATGCTATGGCAAGCCTCATAAAACCACAGGGAAATATTTGCTCTATTGTGGAAACTAAAAACACGGTAGATCTAAATAAACTGAAAAATAAAAGTGTGGCTTTTCATTGGGAATTGATGTTTACCCGGGCAAAATTTCAAACTCCAGATATGCATAAGCAACACGAAATCCTGGAAAGAATTTCAAAGCTTTTAGAAGAAGAAACCATTGAAACTACGCTTAATAAAACTTTTCTAGGTTTAGATCCCGAATCTTTTAAAGAAGTTCATAGCCTGCAGGAATCAGGGAAATCTATTGGGAAGAATGTGATTTCATTTTAA
- the upp gene encoding uracil phosphoribosyltransferase — protein sequence MQVNHLLEENSIAGKFVAQLRDVEIQKDRMRFRRNIERLGEILGYELSKQLKFSAKNIKTPLGNSEVQLPESEIVVCSILRAGLPLHNGLLNYFDDAENSFISAYRHHPNNDEHFEIVVEYLASPSLEGKTLILADPMLATGGSFVNVMKALKQMGTPKEIHLVAVIGAEEGISHLEKEFPEDSKLWIATIDKELNDRGYIIPGLGDAGDLCYGGKLQH from the coding sequence ATGCAGGTAAATCATCTTCTGGAAGAAAATTCAATAGCCGGTAAATTTGTGGCACAACTTAGAGATGTAGAAATTCAAAAAGACAGAATGCGCTTTCGCAGAAATATTGAGCGCTTAGGTGAGATTCTAGGATACGAACTAAGTAAACAATTAAAATTTTCTGCTAAAAATATCAAAACTCCTCTAGGAAATTCTGAAGTTCAATTACCGGAAAGTGAAATTGTGGTCTGCTCAATTTTACGTGCAGGTCTTCCTCTACACAACGGTTTATTGAATTATTTTGATGATGCCGAAAACTCTTTTATTTCAGCCTATCGCCATCATCCAAATAATGATGAGCATTTTGAAATCGTAGTAGAATACCTGGCCTCCCCTTCCCTGGAAGGAAAAACCCTTATTCTTGCTGATCCTATGCTGGCCACCGGTGGATCTTTCGTAAATGTTATGAAGGCTCTAAAGCAAATGGGGACACCAAAGGAAATTCATTTAGTTGCCGTAATTGGTGCCGAAGAAGGTATTTCACACCTGGAGAAAGAATTCCCTGAAGATTCGAAACTATGGATCGCTACCATTGATAAAGAATTAAACGATCGAGGTTATATTATACCCGGTCTTGGTGACGCCGGAGACCTTTGCTATGGTGGCAAACTTCAACATTAA
- a CDS encoding universal stress protein: MKRILIAIDYHPVSEKVAEAGYKLAKQLDAKVCLLHVMANVSYYGIDYPTFMGYSGYDEIAVNLDIAQEMRGVVEDFLETAAKHLDDEKVETHLAEGDAAVAILEYSKTWNADLLVMGTHSHSVFEKLLMGTVASNVLEKTEVPVFMVPIKKD; encoded by the coding sequence ATGAAGCGTATATTAATTGCTATAGATTATCATCCGGTCTCTGAAAAGGTAGCGGAAGCCGGTTATAAACTTGCTAAACAGCTGGATGCTAAGGTTTGTTTACTTCACGTAATGGCCAATGTAAGTTACTACGGAATTGATTACCCTACTTTTATGGGCTACTCGGGTTATGATGAAATTGCTGTAAACCTGGATATTGCCCAGGAAATGCGAGGTGTAGTAGAAGATTTTCTGGAAACTGCTGCAAAACATTTGGATGATGAAAAAGTAGAGACACATTTAGCCGAAGGAGACGCAGCTGTGGCGATTCTTGAATATTCTAAAACCTGGAACGCAGATCTGCTCGTAATGGGAACTCATAGTCATTCAGTTTTTGAAAAACTCTTAATGGGAACCGTAGCTTCAAATGTCCTGGAAAAAACCGAAGTACCGGTTTTTATGGTGCCGATAAAGAAAGATTAA
- a CDS encoding thioredoxin family protein: MKDLIQKSLAKAISYEEYNVLFKKLVAEGRTTGEATSEKINYTKLNFSRSKRLDKTIKLSEEQNKYFQAINVKQTWLVITEPWCGDAAQSLPFFNKIAENSENIELKIVLRDENPELMDSFLTYGSRSIPKLIVLDKNLEVVNHWGPRSKAATKVVDDYVQKHAKIDEQLKTDLQLWYNKNKGEAIIAEMQDLALCEKNSEVM, encoded by the coding sequence ATGAAGGATTTAATACAAAAGTCTCTAGCAAAAGCAATAAGCTACGAGGAATACAATGTACTTTTTAAGAAATTGGTAGCAGAAGGAAGAACAACCGGAGAAGCTACCAGCGAAAAAATAAACTATACTAAACTTAATTTTAGCCGTAGTAAACGTCTGGATAAAACCATAAAGCTCTCAGAAGAGCAAAATAAATACTTCCAGGCTATAAACGTAAAACAAACCTGGCTGGTAATTACCGAGCCCTGGTGCGGGGATGCTGCCCAAAGTCTTCCGTTCTTCAATAAAATTGCTGAAAACTCAGAAAATATTGAGTTAAAGATCGTTCTACGTGATGAGAATCCAGAGCTAATGGATTCTTTTTTAACCTATGGCTCCCGTTCTATCCCAAAACTTATTGTTCTAGACAAAAACCTGGAGGTAGTTAATCATTGGGGACCTCGCTCTAAAGCAGCAACCAAAGTAGTAGACGACTATGTTCAGAAACATGCCAAGATTGATGAGCAACTTAAAACAGATCTACAATTATGGTATAACAAAAATAAAGGTGAAGCTATAATAGCAGAAATGCAAGACCTGGCGCTTTGCGAAAAGAATTCAGAAGTTATGTAA
- a CDS encoding glycosyltransferase family 2 protein: protein MEFQFTIIVPVYNEIESLPRLFEYLQKYLKSASLRSCVLLVDDGSSDGSASAIEKFCLDHDDFNCLLFDKNYGKGAALKAAFDYTKTPLLGYLDADLQTHPEDFELLFPYIEDYGLVTGWRKNRKDTLVKRISSKTGNAVRIFFTKDNIHDTGCPLKIMHTAYAKKIPMFKGLQRFLPAMILLQQKEIKEVVINHYPRIEGQSKYNFKNRFLGPLLDCFAYVWIKKSYIDYSLKAKHG from the coding sequence ATGGAGTTTCAGTTTACGATTATTGTTCCGGTTTATAATGAAATAGAAAGTCTACCCAGGCTTTTTGAATATTTGCAGAAATATCTAAAGTCTGCATCGCTTAGATCTTGCGTATTACTGGTGGATGATGGTTCTAGTGATGGTAGTGCTTCTGCAATAGAAAAATTTTGTCTGGATCACGATGATTTTAATTGCCTGTTATTTGATAAGAATTATGGAAAAGGAGCCGCTTTAAAAGCCGCTTTCGATTATACTAAAACCCCTTTACTTGGCTATTTGGATGCTGATCTACAAACACATCCTGAGGATTTTGAATTGCTATTCCCTTATATTGAAGATTACGGTTTAGTTACCGGCTGGCGTAAAAACAGAAAGGATACTTTGGTAAAGCGTATTTCCTCTAAAACAGGAAATGCAGTAAGAATATTTTTCACCAAAGACAATATACACGACACCGGTTGTCCGCTTAAAATTATGCATACCGCATACGCTAAAAAAATCCCGATGTTTAAAGGTTTGCAGCGGTTCTTACCGGCAATGATATTGCTGCAGCAAAAGGAAATTAAAGAGGTGGTAATAAATCATTATCCCAGAATTGAAGGCCAATCAAAATACAATTTTAAAAATAGGTTTCTTGGCCCACTGCTAGATTGTTTTGCCTACGTCTGGATAAAAAAATCTTATATAGATTACAGTTTAAAAGCGAAACATGGATAG
- a CDS encoding lipid-A-disaccharide synthase N-terminal domain-containing protein: MDSSLIIYVIGFTAQILFSSRMIMQWILSEKQKKVLTPILFWELSLMASFLLFIYGYARDDFAIMLGQSLTYFIYIRNLQFQGQWSKLPFIIRFLIFVFPVIVVVYSFFNNEYDLQKLFQNEAIPLWLLILGIVAQIIFTLRFLYQWIYSEKQKKSSLPLGFWWLSLAGSSLILIYAILRKDPVLLIGHLFGALMYIRNIIIHHNEIRE, encoded by the coding sequence ATGGATAGTTCGCTAATAATTTATGTAATAGGATTTACTGCTCAAATTCTGTTTTCTTCCAGAATGATTATGCAATGGATACTTTCTGAAAAACAGAAGAAGGTCCTCACACCAATTCTTTTTTGGGAATTAAGCTTAATGGCTTCTTTCTTATTATTTATTTACGGTTATGCCAGGGACGATTTTGCCATTATGCTGGGGCAGAGTCTTACTTACTTCATTTATATTAGAAATTTACAATTCCAGGGACAATGGAGTAAACTTCCTTTTATTATTAGATTTTTGATCTTTGTTTTCCCGGTTATAGTAGTGGTTTACAGTTTTTTTAATAATGAATACGACCTTCAAAAACTATTTCAGAATGAAGCTATCCCTTTATGGTTACTGATATTAGGGATTGTTGCTCAAATAATTTTTACCCTACGCTTTTTATATCAATGGATATATTCTGAGAAACAGAAAAAATCTTCTTTACCGCTGGGATTTTGGTGGCTAAGCCTTGCCGGTTCTTCTTTGATTCTAATTTATGCTATTTTGAGAAAAGACCCGGTTTTACTTATTGGGCATTTATTTGGCGCATTAATGTACATTAGAAATATTATAATTCATCATAATGAAATTAGAGAATAA
- a CDS encoding ArnT family glycosyltransferase — protein sequence MKLENKYLVLLVLVGIAVFFVNLDAIYINIMEARNFITAREMLNDNNWIFTTMNAEPRYEKPPLPTWLTAISMSVFGMESLFGLRLPSAIMGLILVVFIYKFLLKITRNIELSFLAGIIATTSFYIVFSSRDGQWDIYTHSFMMLAIFFLYKLYNTTKNWYLFATISGLFIGCSILSKGPVSLYALFLPFLIAYGFIYKFKGTKERSKAIVLLVVVALISGGWWNLYVYLFDTRAVAEITTQETGRWLNYNVRPFYYYWSFFIQSGLWTIPSFVALLYPYLKDRVSNKKAYKFTLFWTLASVFLLSIIPEKKSRYLLPVLIPMAMNTSFYIEYLFNHFRSIKIKEAAVAYFHFGIFALVGCIFPIAAYFYFERMLQDILLWYILSSIFLFFIGILMFRFLMLKKIKPVFYLSIFFLISVVWFGLPMADKINVNKDYNSIVNIDKHLQKYDTKVYEFKTFTPEIIWEYGKPIPVLTQKNKEKATSSNRFLILTGAYLSDSLKQIFSNYKTTKIDSVDMNPVSTKHKRRLYRELYLLEKTENQ from the coding sequence ATGAAATTAGAGAATAAATACCTGGTCCTGCTAGTTCTTGTGGGAATTGCTGTGTTTTTTGTGAATCTTGATGCTATTTATATCAACATCATGGAGGCGCGTAACTTTATTACCGCCAGGGAAATGTTGAACGATAATAACTGGATCTTCACTACCATGAATGCCGAGCCGCGTTATGAAAAACCTCCATTACCAACCTGGCTAACCGCTATTTCTATGTCTGTTTTTGGCATGGAGAGCCTTTTTGGTTTGAGACTTCCTTCTGCGATTATGGGATTGATCCTGGTGGTGTTTATTTATAAATTTCTGCTTAAGATTACCAGAAATATTGAACTGTCTTTTTTGGCCGGTATTATTGCTACAACCTCATTTTATATCGTTTTTTCCAGTAGAGACGGGCAATGGGATATTTATACCCATAGCTTTATGATGCTTGCTATATTTTTTCTCTATAAACTATATAACACGACAAAAAACTGGTACCTCTTTGCCACAATCAGCGGTCTCTTTATTGGTTGCTCTATTTTGAGTAAAGGCCCGGTTTCTCTCTATGCATTATTTCTTCCATTCTTAATTGCGTATGGGTTTATTTATAAATTCAAAGGAACTAAAGAACGTTCGAAAGCGATAGTGCTTTTGGTTGTAGTAGCTTTAATATCCGGGGGTTGGTGGAATCTTTATGTTTATTTATTTGATACCCGTGCCGTGGCTGAGATCACAACCCAGGAAACCGGAAGGTGGTTAAATTATAATGTTAGACCATTTTATTATTACTGGAGCTTTTTTATACAAAGTGGATTATGGACCATTCCTTCTTTTGTAGCACTGCTTTATCCATATTTAAAAGACAGGGTTAGCAACAAAAAAGCTTATAAATTCACGCTTTTCTGGACTTTGGCTTCGGTATTTTTATTATCAATAATTCCAGAGAAAAAATCGCGTTATCTGTTGCCGGTGCTTATTCCAATGGCAATGAACACTTCTTTCTATATAGAATATCTTTTTAATCATTTTAGAAGTATAAAAATAAAAGAGGCTGCAGTAGCGTATTTTCATTTTGGAATATTTGCTTTAGTAGGCTGTATCTTCCCAATTGCTGCATATTTTTATTTTGAACGTATGTTGCAGGACATACTGCTATGGTATATTTTAAGCTCAATTTTCTTATTTTTCATTGGCATTTTAATGTTTAGGTTTTTAATGCTGAAGAAAATTAAACCAGTATTTTATTTAAGTATCTTTTTTCTGATAAGTGTAGTATGGTTCGGCTTGCCGATGGCTGATAAGATCAATGTAAATAAAGATTACAATAGCATAGTTAATATAGATAAGCATCTACAGAAGTACGATACAAAGGTCTATGAGTTTAAGACCTTTACTCCTGAAATTATCTGGGAATATGGGAAGCCTATTCCGGTTTTAACCCAGAAAAATAAGGAAAAAGCAACAAGCTCAAATAGGTTTTTAATTCTAACCGGAGCTTATCTTAGTGACAGCTTGAAACAGATTTTTAGTAATTATAAAACAACAAAAATAGATAGTGTAGATATGAACCCGGTAAGTACTAAACATAAACGAAGGTTATATCGCGAGCTCTATTTACTTGAAAAGACAGAAAACCAGTAA
- a CDS encoding type I phosphomannose isomerase catalytic subunit, with amino-acid sequence MLDYPIKFNPILKEKIWGGEKLKNILNKQTNRDDLGESWEISGVAGDISVVANGEFKGFSLKDLLEEYKDRILGEKIYREFDADFPLLIKFIDANTELSVQLHPNDELAQQRHNSFGKTEMWYIMQADKGAKINIGFKESVSKEDYIARLEEGKIVELLNFEKVKKGDSFFINTGKVHAIGAGVLLAEIQQTSDVTYRIYDWDRTDDEGNSRELHTALAIDAIDFEKKDDFKLNYKKEVNTSSEVASCKYFTTNYLPVKGKIEKDYSNLDSFVIYMCVGGEGHVSVNGNSEKIRQGETLLIPAENKNVQLSTKNCELLEVYIK; translated from the coding sequence ATGCTTGATTATCCGATTAAATTCAATCCCATTTTAAAGGAAAAGATCTGGGGTGGTGAAAAACTCAAAAATATTTTAAATAAACAAACCAACCGTGACGATCTTGGCGAAAGCTGGGAAATTTCTGGCGTAGCTGGAGATATTTCTGTAGTTGCTAACGGTGAATTTAAAGGTTTTTCTTTAAAAGATCTTTTGGAGGAATACAAAGATAGAATCTTAGGTGAAAAGATTTACAGAGAGTTTGACGCCGACTTCCCTTTGCTCATTAAATTTATAGATGCCAACACAGAGCTTTCTGTTCAATTGCATCCTAACGATGAACTTGCACAGCAACGCCATAATTCTTTTGGAAAAACCGAAATGTGGTATATTATGCAGGCCGATAAAGGAGCGAAAATCAATATCGGGTTTAAAGAAAGTGTTTCGAAAGAAGATTATATAGCCAGATTAGAAGAAGGAAAAATTGTAGAGCTTCTTAATTTTGAAAAAGTAAAGAAGGGAGATAGTTTTTTTATAAATACCGGCAAAGTACACGCAATAGGAGCAGGGGTGCTTTTAGCTGAAATTCAGCAAACCTCTGATGTAACTTATAGAATCTACGATTGGGATCGTACCGATGATGAAGGAAATTCCAGAGAACTCCATACAGCCTTAGCCATTGATGCTATAGATTTCGAAAAGAAAGATGATTTTAAACTGAACTACAAAAAGGAAGTAAATACTTCTTCTGAAGTAGCCAGTTGTAAATATTTCACCACCAATTATTTACCTGTGAAAGGGAAAATAGAGAAAGATTATAGCAATTTGGATTCTTTTGTAATCTATATGTGTGTTGGTGGGGAAGGCCATGTTTCAGTAAATGGTAATTCAGAAAAGATCAGGCAGGGAGAAACCTTACTTATTCCTGCGGAAAATAAAAACGTTCAGCTTTCAACTAAAAATTGTGAACTCTTAGAAGTTTATATCAAATAA
- the mgrA gene encoding L-glyceraldehyde 3-phosphate reductase, with the protein MHNYKASEDRYEKMQYRRCGKSGIKLPLLSLGLWHNFGDKDDFENSRNLLRTAFNNGITHFDLANNYGPPYGSAEKNFGKIFAEDFKQYRDELIISTKAGWDMWPGPYGNFGSRKYLIASLDQSLQRMGLDYVDIFYHHRPDPETPLEETMGALDQIVRQGKALYVGISQYSAEDTAKAAKILKAQNTPFLIHQPRYNMMDRWVEDGLLNTLEREGIGSIVFSPLEQGILTDKYLNGIPKDSRAATQGSYLDESQITPEVVTKVQKLNEIAQSRNQSLAQMAVAWLLKDNRVTSVLVGASKVSQLEENINTLENLEFSKTELNEIEKILQNT; encoded by the coding sequence ATGCATAACTATAAAGCTTCAGAAGATCGTTACGAGAAAATGCAATACCGCCGCTGTGGAAAAAGTGGGATTAAACTTCCATTACTATCCCTGGGATTATGGCATAATTTCGGCGATAAGGATGATTTTGAAAATTCCAGAAATCTATTAAGAACTGCTTTTAATAATGGGATTACACACTTTGATCTTGCCAATAATTACGGCCCACCTTATGGTTCTGCCGAAAAGAATTTCGGGAAGATCTTTGCTGAAGATTTTAAACAATATCGCGATGAATTAATTATTTCTACAAAAGCCGGATGGGATATGTGGCCCGGACCTTATGGAAATTTTGGCTCCAGGAAATACCTTATTGCCAGTTTAGACCAATCGCTGCAAAGAATGGGGTTAGATTATGTAGATATATTTTATCACCACCGTCCAGACCCTGAAACGCCTTTAGAAGAGACAATGGGGGCATTAGATCAAATTGTAAGACAGGGAAAAGCGCTTTATGTGGGGATTTCTCAATACTCTGCAGAAGATACGGCTAAAGCGGCTAAAATCCTTAAAGCTCAAAATACTCCATTTCTAATACACCAACCCAGGTATAATATGATGGACCGCTGGGTAGAAGACGGTTTGTTAAATACCCTGGAACGCGAAGGAATTGGCAGCATTGTATTCTCTCCTTTAGAACAGGGAATTTTAACCGATAAATATCTAAACGGAATTCCAAAAGATAGCCGTGCGGCAACCCAGGGTAGTTATTTAGATGAATCGCAAATCACTCCTGAAGTAGTAACTAAAGTGCAAAAACTAAATGAAATCGCTCAATCTAGAAACCAAAGCTTAGCACAAATGGCTGTGGCCTGGTTGCTAAAGGATAACCGGGTGACTTCGGTATTGGTTGGAGCGAGTAAGGTTTCCCAATTAGAAGAGAATATAAATACTTTAGAAAACCTCGAATTTAGTAAAACTGAATTGAATGAAATAGAAAAAATCCTGCAGAATACATAG
- a CDS encoding 3-keto-disaccharide hydrolase has product MNISLKSGLLAGTFVFASITAIAQEKNIELPPEATEFYEPVPQKIEAGESTNTPASDAKILFDGSDLSAFLNEKDGSEPTWNIEGDVLTVNPGTGGIVTKENFGDMQLHLEWRSPSEIKGEGQGRGNSGVIIMGKYEVQILDSYENDTYTNGQAASIYKQSPPLVNATKAPGEWNTYDIIFTAPRFNEDGMLLSPAKLTVLHNGVVVQNNYELRGPTEYIGIPNYTKHEEKLPIHFQDHGNPVSFRNIWVRELE; this is encoded by the coding sequence ATGAACATATCATTAAAATCAGGTTTATTGGCAGGTACATTTGTATTCGCCTCAATCACTGCGATTGCCCAGGAAAAAAATATCGAATTACCACCGGAAGCTACGGAATTCTATGAACCGGTTCCTCAAAAAATTGAAGCAGGCGAATCTACAAATACACCAGCATCTGATGCTAAAATCTTATTTGATGGCTCAGATCTTTCGGCTTTTTTAAATGAGAAAGATGGTTCTGAACCCACCTGGAATATAGAAGGAGATGTTTTGACGGTAAATCCTGGTACCGGTGGTATAGTAACCAAAGAGAATTTTGGGGATATGCAATTGCATTTAGAATGGCGCTCACCCTCAGAAATTAAGGGCGAAGGCCAGGGACGAGGCAATAGCGGGGTGATAATTATGGGGAAATATGAAGTGCAAATCCTGGATTCTTATGAGAACGATACTTACACAAATGGACAGGCTGCCAGTATTTATAAGCAATCTCCGCCTTTAGTTAACGCAACAAAAGCTCCGGGCGAATGGAATACTTACGATATTATTTTCACCGCTCCCAGGTTCAATGAAGACGGAATGTTACTAAGTCCGGCTAAATTAACGGTACTCCATAACGGTGTGGTAGTTCAAAACAATTATGAGTTACGAGGCCCAACAGAATATATAGGAATACCCAATTACACCAAACATGAAGAAAAGCTTCCGATTCATTTCCAGGATCACGGGAATCCTGTGAGTTTCAGAAATATTTGGGTAAGGGAACTTGAATAA